GATTTTAGTCAATTTAAGATACATGCTTCTTGTTTGTTGAACTATTTTTTCCCagttatatatcatttttgtattttcacaTGGTTCCACTTTGTAATTCTCTATAATAGTAATAAGcactatttttgtttctagTATGCCAAACCGTTCACCTACGGAATATTAATAACCATAAAGgacaaaagaataatttttatataattatttgttgtatgactgtttaattattatatatatatatatattaatcatgCTTTATTGAAATAACTAAACATTGTTTTTACATACCAATGCAATTTCTTGGACCATGTCCAAAGGGGAAATAATGCAtggaattttttgtttttggaTCGATGAATCTTTCAGGATCATAAACTTCTGGTTTCGGATATATATCTGGATTATAATGAATACCACAAACAGGTATACCAACTAGTTGATTTTTCGGGATGGTGACTTTAGAATTTCTAAAAGTGTAGCATGATATAGCCTGTCTCCCTATTACATCTGCTATCGGATACTTTCGGAGCGTTTCTggaaatcattaaaaattataattgaaattcaacttcttatttcttatcttttaACTGTCAATGCttctttatgcaaatttaagtATTCATATATACTTCTTCGTATCCGTAGTATCCATAGATAGTTATATAAGGGGTTCAGAGGAAAAGTGGatcaactttatttttataattgttcgTTGTTAGaacttaattattctaattgtgtgcaatattgtttttcataaGTACTGtagtttgttttaattttaaagtaaacaTTTGTACTCACTTTTAAATCTTTCAGTAAAAACTATTTAGTCTTTCTAATTTATACACGGATTAAGAAAGGAACTTAGTTCACTTTTTCTCTGAACCTctcatatatttgtatgttttgtttgagtataaaatatagctacaaatttattaaaaatttaagaatcaATGTAagcaattcaaaaaaatttgacgtcAGTAAACTATCGACATTTCTTTAATAAGGATAATAAGAATgtctgaaaatataataatagtaaaatttttaatagattttttattgttataaacaaaataaaagttatattttaactattattaatatcaaactgCTAAAAATTAACATGATTATCATATATGTAGGTATATATTTGgggaatatatatttgtagaataagatatttattatttattagacaaTTTTCAAGTTAGACagctatttgtttttttttttttttctgtaatttcgCATAACAGTCGAATTTACCTTTAAATACTGCGTCCAAGTAAGACATTGTGTTTATATCATCATATGTTATTTGCTTTTCTTTATTGCTTGCGCGTACACTTTTGATTTCTTCGCGGAGTTTATCCTGGATTGATTGGTTTAAAGCTAATTCATACATAGTATTAGTTGCCGTTGCAGAAGATGTTTCAGATGCGGccataaatgcaaaaatatttgcaacaacCAACTGATCCGTAATTtctagagaaaaaaatataaaaagttgtactttaaatatttacactttattttatagcatGAGTGTTTAATATGAGTGAATATTCCtatcaactttttattatttctttaaactaTAGAAATTGTAAGAATTGTAAAAAGCAATTACCTGTTTTTAGTCAACTTACCGTTTTGTTTCAATCCCATGATCACGTTAGTAAGATCGTGCCTATCAATACCATGTTTTTTTCTGTAACTGTCAATATTTTTGACTAACGCGGTAAAAAATTGCCATTCTTGCGCATTGCCAAACATATAGTAACCgattaaatcatataatttgtTCTGCATTACTATATTTGGTAGCAAtgatttgcatatatttttccatGTATTGGCACTAACTGCCTTTCTTATTTGttgtaaaactttattttcacCATCTTTGAGAGCCTCCAAGTCATAACCAAATAGACAAGTAGTACTCAAGTcactgatatatttttctatcatatCGCTATAATTTATCTCTTCATTTCGCGATAACAGTGTGTCCAACcaatctttgaaatttttcgagCGTTCTAGGCATATAGGAACCATACTCCTAAGTTTGCTCGGTGTGAACATGGGCGATACTTTTGCTCTTATTGGTTGCGCTTTATCTGTTTTCATGTAGAAAATATGATGATCTAATGGATCTGcctacaaaaatatttgtaggttttatataaaaatatttatataatgtgtCAATATCATTGAAAACTTtgcagtttttatttaaatatctaagACAATATGTAGAATTATTTGTCTAATATTTGtccaatttgttaatttatcgtATTAGAACTATATTAGAATAATGATTATTCAGAGTCTGagtaatcaaaattttagcAATATTGACagcatattttatcaaatttgaatatttgactTACTAGAAAAGGTGTGTCCCGAAATGAGCAGTTCCATATATagttcaaattaaatttaaaatatctttttgagaaattttttagtaacaaatactttttttatacttaattttcaatctaacgcacgcaataaaaaataaaatagtaaatgttattaagtagaaattaaatactttacGTACCTTTTCAGAATAATTAGAACCTCGTCCTGCAAATACTGCACTATCTGTAATTAAGACATCTTTGATCAATTCAGGATCGTTGACGAATAAAAATGGCTCTGTTTGGTCGAAAAATCCTATTAGTGGCTCATTTCTATACTTATTGTATAACTCTTTGCGAAAATCCATTATGTTCATTCTCCGCAATATGACATCTTTCGTGTTGCCGAAAAATAGTATAGGTTTGGGCCCAGGTATACCACGCTTTTTccagaaattgaattttatcttgtaataataatatagtacaaTGAAGAAAGCGATGAAtacgtataaaatttcaagaaatccTAACATCTTTGGTGTctgttaagaaattattaaaaaaatttaaagattttaaatgacattattggcagtatataaatattgtacattaagTAACTAAGAAGTTTTTGTCGTTTTAGATAGTCATATTTTTTGGAATTGTAAGAAAGattgttgtaaatattatcTGATGATTTCATCATTTACATTGAATGCAATTGCAAGTTTTTGACACGTTAATTGCGAATTGCCACGATTGCTACTCTTAATTCGTCATTATTCAGAGATGTCGATCTTTCTGACCGGAAAACATCTTtcagagatttttttttatacaaatttttaaaatcaatactgCAGTCCTTTACTTGACTACttctctttaaatttttcggtAAGTTTTTGATGCTTTGAATCCGTTTTTActcgtataataaataagcaCGAATGACACTTATTTAAACAGACATTTTAAgaggtaaaaatatttatttaacttgaaCTTTATAACTTAAAACACAGTAATTAAATAACGTGAGGTATGTATGTTacagtgaaaaaaattccCTGCATAACTAATCATGATTGACATAAACAATTGCGAGAATTATGACTAGCGAAAAATGACAAGAACTTTTTTGGTTATTTActagattaaataatataatttagcaagtttgctacttacgtgataaaaaatggaagaagCGTTTAAATATCAAGAGTATCCAGCCACAcactaatacaaattttatacatatacttttCACTATTTCATCTATTTAAAAGAGAACAATTCTAATGATTTGGACGAGCAAGCGTTCATAAAAGTAAACGTttgaaatgtttatattatgttaGAGACAAacgatttttataatgaaaaaaatttcttgaacGGTGGTTTTTATATgcttctgttttttttaaaattttttagatatgtattttaaagttattacATGGTAACTAGTAAGTGATAAGTTAACGATTGCACgcgcatatttatttaaaaatttgctatgtATGCAGCTTTATTTACAGGCTTACTGTTACCAGTTTTCATATCGTTACAGATGCATTAGATTGTTAgataaacgttaaaatattgttgtgtacaagattttattattcattagaaattaaaatttatgaggTCAATTGTTAAGTTGTAAAATAGCTTATTGGCCTTTGTTTTATCATTGCTCACTGTCAGTGTGATATAACGAtgttttatgtgtatatataaaacaactAAATGCTTCAAAAagtgtttcaaaatatttctattatataagtTAAGTCTTTTGTATAAGttaatatttgtgtttatttaataataatatttagcgACAGTAATTTTGTCATGTCTAACATGATGATAGATTGAAGTAATTggtgcaaaaaaatgtttagaaatttaattttgtaattttggtGGGTAATAATAGTATGTTTAGTAAATTCAGCAGCATGCATtgcaaatttctaaataaGTATGCGCTTGCAATTATTAACTTATCACTCACTAGTTATTGTGTAATAGTTTTAAGAtacatatctaaaaaatttagaaaagaaatagaGACATATAAAAAccgttatattattatatatcatgtCGCATGACAAAGCTAgaagaaattcaattaaaagacaaaaggaattaaatgatattactatgaattttattatcgatcgaacacaaatattaatctatgtaaatcttaaaattttgtaaactagaaatattttttaacaggAACGATTACACgccatttattttacgttgtCGGAGAAAGCTTTCATCAAGCTTTCATCAGAAACGGACATTCATCAGGCGAAATGCTAATCGTCGCTTTTAACTATTGCATTTAACCATAAAATCGCCCTTGGTACTAGGTCAGGAATGCATCCTGCCGCTTTTTATCGCGTCGAAGGACGCCCGGACGTTAGTTTCCGTAAACGACCCCGGGCATTTTACGATGAGACTCTGAATATGAAAAGAGAGAAGATTAATCCTTTTCAATGCGAAGCATCTTTAAGTATTCCTTTTTCTCAAAGAACGGAATAGTTAACGATAATAAATGAGGACGAAATGTGTCTAGAGTTACTCTCTTACGATTGTTTGATGAATTGGAAGTATATTCTCAAGGACTTTCAAACGTGAAAAATCCTGCAGAGGGATGACTTTTGACGCGCTATTGGACACCTGGCGGCTGTGTAATCGGGTATCATTCAATGAATAGGTGTTATTAGAATGCAGTTTCCATTCAAACatatcactttttatttttgtttttaatatttatcacataacAATAACAGTTCTAATATTCTGAAGATTCTATGTATTTTACGCAGTTTTACGCAGTTATTCTTTGTTTCGAGATTAAATTCAATTCGATGTCAACGAAATtagatacatttatataattatgattatataatatctaatgtATATTCGATGCGTAGCATCGAACATAATACACATGACATCATCTTTTATACGGCATACGTAATATGATACAATCTTTTATATGGCATTATTTCGCACTCTGCTTAAttcgcaatattaattaacaggTGATTCGTATGGAAGAATATGGAAAAATCAATACAAGTTGCTAAATCAATttgatttgacatttttttactattgaTTGTGATATAATTGtgattgatataatttaatatgtgcGTGAATTTGTTgtaagttaatttatttgaatttgaaaCTAGATATTCCTACTATAaacttcattaaaattaattcatctcATAGTGATAACACTATATAACAACAAATAGCACTAATATTCTAGATcgtaattaaatcattaattcaATTCACATCATGAagcaattatttgatatatagcCACAATGAAACGCACaaaatgctattaaaattGTGCATAAGTTTCGTTACATGAGATTCAAGCTTGTTCGGAGCTTATAGTTTATTAGCATGGATGGACGAACTTTGATCGTTGGAGAGTATTATCACTATGGGATAATATTCTCATTCAAAATGATATTCGCTGTTCCACTTTAAGGATTAACGCGATCATACTCCTGTTTACTTTTCAGGTGCTATATTCACTCATGACCAAAAGGATAGCAGCACAGAGCTGGCCTTCAAGTACGCCGTTTACAAGATCAACAAGGACAAGATTATCCTGCCGAAGACCACGCTGGAATACGACATCCAGTACGTGCCAAAATATGATTCGTTCCACGCATCGAAGAAGGGTGAGTGTTACTTCgcatgattaatatatttcttgtgcacattttattttcgacgAAACTAtgcttaattataattttattcgcattTCCATAATCCACGTCTCCGCGCAAGAAATGGCAATTTGAACTCGAACTTATAGCGCAGAAAATTCGTTGGTGTAATGAGACGATGTCGCATTGCACACACGCCCGTA
The nucleotide sequence above comes from Linepithema humile isolate Giens D197 chromosome 4, Lhum_UNIL_v1.0, whole genome shotgun sequence. Encoded proteins:
- the LOC105667305 gene encoding cytochrome P450 6B5 yields the protein MLGFLEILYVFIAFFIVLYYYYKIKFNFWKKRGIPGPKPILFFGNTKDVILRRMNIMDFRKELYNKYRNEPLIGFFDQTEPFLFVNDPELIKDVLITDSAVFAGRGSNYSEKADPLDHHIFYMKTDKAQPIRAKVSPMFTPSKLRSMVPICLERSKNFKDWLDTLLSRNEEINYSDMIEKYISDLSTTCLFGYDLEALKDGENKVLQQIRKAVSANTWKNICKSLLPNIVMQNKLYDLIGYYMFGNAQEWQFFTALVKNIDSYRKKHGIDRHDLTNVIMGLKQNEITDQLVVANIFAFMAASETSSATATNTMYELALNQSIQDKLREEIKSVRASNKEKQITYDDINTMSYLDAVFKETLRKYPIADVIGRQAISCYTFRNSKVTIPKNQLVGIPVCGIHYNPDIYPKPEVYDPERFIDPKTKNSMHYFPFGHGPRNCIGERFGILETKIVLITIIENYKVEPCENTKMIYNWEKIVQQTRSMYLKLTKIN